A window of Blastomonas sp. SL216 contains these coding sequences:
- a CDS encoding proton-conducting transporter membrane subunit, which yields MDIALGLATGITAFSALGLIALFAGDRHARLTGLALEAGVLACLGLAIAALVQLVMTGPVTAELLIWQSLGFSLRLDAVSLPVTILVAFVGWVVLRYSRTYLGDEPRRAFFQAWLSFTLASVLLFALAGNLVQLVLFWITTSLSLHRLLLFYPDRAAARRAARKKYLTARIADIVLVASAALLFAIYRTGDIATMLDTAWVGAGHPAIALAVLGLAVAAVIKSAQFPLHGWLTEVMEAPTPVSALLHAGVINAGGFLLIRFADVMLLSPAVMAGLVMIGGFTAVFGGLVMLTQPAVKTSLAWSTVAQMGFMIMQCGLALFPLAMLHIIAHSLYKAHSFLASGGAVERIAALRRPGPVAIPGAKAVTGAFIAALAIYVAIGFAFRFQDSSPQSIALGAILIFGVAYLLAQGLAGAAPVALMRRMVAYSLAASLGYFTLHHVADALLLGTLPATPAPGPLEWVLIILAVVSFGLVAIAQSMFPLWAYHPAAAGLRVHLSNGLYANALFDRLLGGWTLRRSR from the coding sequence AACCGGCATCACCGCATTCAGCGCGCTGGGCCTGATCGCCCTGTTCGCCGGAGACCGCCATGCCCGCCTGACCGGGCTGGCGCTGGAAGCGGGCGTGCTGGCCTGTCTGGGCCTTGCCATCGCCGCGCTTGTCCAGCTGGTGATGACCGGCCCGGTGACGGCAGAGCTTCTCATATGGCAGAGCCTGGGCTTCTCGCTGCGGCTCGATGCGGTCAGCCTGCCGGTGACCATCCTCGTCGCCTTTGTCGGCTGGGTGGTGCTCCGCTATTCGCGCACCTATCTGGGCGACGAGCCTCGCCGCGCCTTTTTCCAGGCCTGGCTGAGCTTCACCTTGGCCAGCGTGCTGCTGTTCGCGCTGGCGGGCAATCTGGTGCAGCTGGTCCTGTTCTGGATCACCACCAGCCTCAGCCTCCACCGTCTGCTGCTGTTCTATCCCGACCGTGCCGCGGCACGCCGCGCCGCGCGCAAGAAGTACCTGACCGCGCGCATCGCCGATATCGTGCTTGTCGCATCGGCAGCATTGCTCTTCGCGATCTACCGCACCGGCGACATCGCGACCATGCTGGACACGGCGTGGGTCGGTGCAGGTCACCCCGCCATTGCCCTGGCGGTGCTGGGCCTCGCGGTCGCTGCGGTTATCAAATCGGCCCAGTTCCCGCTGCACGGCTGGCTGACCGAGGTGATGGAGGCCCCTACCCCGGTCTCTGCGCTGCTCCATGCCGGCGTCATCAATGCCGGCGGCTTCCTGCTCATCCGCTTTGCCGATGTCATGCTGCTATCGCCTGCGGTGATGGCGGGGCTGGTGATGATCGGCGGCTTCACGGCAGTGTTTGGCGGGCTGGTGATGCTTACCCAGCCTGCGGTCAAGACCTCGCTTGCCTGGTCCACCGTGGCGCAGATGGGCTTCATGATCATGCAGTGCGGCCTGGCGCTGTTCCCGCTGGCGATGCTCCACATCATCGCGCACTCGCTCTACAAGGCGCACAGCTTCCTCGCTTCGGGCGGTGCGGTGGAGCGGATCGCGGCACTGCGGCGGCCCGGCCCGGTCGCGATACCCGGCGCCAAGGCTGTCACCGGCGCATTCATCGCCGCGCTCGCCATCTATGTCGCGATCGGCTTTGCCTTCCGCTTTCAGGACAGCTCGCCCCAGTCGATCGCGCTGGGTGCGATCCTGATCTTCGGCGTCGCCTATCTGCTGGCCCAGGGCCTCGCCGGAGCCGCGCCGGTGGCATTGATGCGGCGGATGGTCGCCTATTCGCTGGCGGCGTCGCTCGGCTATTTCACGCTGCATCACGTGGCCGATGCGCTGCTGCTGGGCACGCTGCCCGCAACCCCTGCCCCCGGCCCGCTCGAATGGGTGCTCATCATCCTGGCGGTGGTCAGCTTTGGCCTGGTCGCGATCGCCCAGTCGATGTTCCCGCTCTGGGCCTATCACCCGGCAGCAGCGGGGCTGCGGGTCCACCTGTCCAACGGGCTTTATGCCAATGCGCTGTTCGACCGTCTGCTCGGCGGGTGGACGCTGCGCCGGTCGCGCTGA
- a CDS encoding DUF2309 domain-containing protein: MTHATLNHPGSQTPDIATIADRAARAIPPVWPLASSVAVNPYLGQAELDLATTAALLARVSDAPATMARSWYRERIASGAITEGDLAAALAACDAAPRPGSVGELKLATQRPHVRKDPLPTIADLAARVSGIDWPAVIAERMGNWIAAWSDEGQALWAAPRGKCAYRAWQAVATHDLTPEIAGLKGFAAFVADAPDSADDALAASVSRLMLPAEAMPTYFHALLMTLGGWAQVGRYRLWQAELAGHRDSALTDLLCIRLMWEDALFTQYRRQIMEAWQEVVEAHAAPVRPDADQIIDAILQEAAERAGQRSIGETLAAAPRAASTTPPTLQAAFCIDVRSEVFRRSLEALDPAIQTLGFAGFFGLGASHRRFASDVAEHRLPVLLNPKLTTCSGGPEIAEDDRSARYRSRAKRAWGRFKLAAVSSFAFVEAAGPVYLGKLVRDTFALKKTSLPHDPMPRPDPALSLQDKIDAATAVLRAMSLTRDFAPLVLLVGHGANVVNNPHASGLHCGACGGYSGEVNARLLAALLNDPAVRGGLVANGITVPTTTLFLAGLHDTTTDSVLVYDGDHPSPAHAVDIGQARTWLASAGLVARGERALRLPRADKAADIARRSRDWAEIRPEWALAGCKAFIAAPRSRTSGKSLEGRAFLHDYEWQQDQGFGVLELIMTAPVVVASWISLQYYGSSVAPDVFGGGNKLIHNVTGGIGVVEGNGGTLRAGLPLQSVHDGKDLVHEPLRLSICIEAPVEAMTAILEKHAGVRALFDNRWLHLFALGATGELAWRYVGNLEWERVDGLGQTMIERDLAA; the protein is encoded by the coding sequence GTGACGCACGCAACCCTGAACCATCCGGGCAGCCAGACGCCCGACATCGCGACCATCGCCGATCGCGCAGCCCGCGCCATCCCGCCGGTCTGGCCGCTCGCCTCCAGCGTCGCGGTGAACCCCTATCTCGGCCAGGCAGAGCTTGACCTGGCCACCACCGCCGCCTTGCTGGCCCGGGTCAGCGATGCGCCCGCCACCATGGCCCGCAGCTGGTATCGCGAACGGATCGCCAGCGGTGCGATCACCGAGGGCGACCTGGCCGCTGCGCTTGCCGCCTGTGACGCTGCGCCCCGCCCGGGAAGCGTCGGCGAGCTGAAGCTGGCCACCCAGCGCCCGCATGTCCGCAAGGATCCGCTGCCGACCATCGCCGATCTGGCAGCACGCGTGTCCGGCATCGACTGGCCCGCCGTGATCGCCGAGCGGATGGGCAACTGGATCGCTGCGTGGAGCGACGAGGGCCAGGCGCTCTGGGCCGCGCCGCGCGGCAAATGCGCCTATCGCGCCTGGCAGGCGGTCGCGACGCACGACCTGACGCCGGAAATCGCGGGCCTCAAGGGATTTGCGGCCTTTGTCGCCGACGCGCCCGACAGTGCCGACGATGCGCTTGCCGCCAGCGTCAGCCGCCTGATGCTGCCGGCAGAGGCGATGCCCACCTATTTCCATGCGCTGCTGATGACACTGGGCGGCTGGGCGCAGGTCGGCCGCTACCGGCTGTGGCAGGCAGAGCTGGCCGGTCATCGGGACAGCGCGCTGACCGATCTGCTGTGCATCCGCCTGATGTGGGAGGATGCGCTGTTCACCCAGTATCGCCGGCAGATCATGGAAGCCTGGCAGGAGGTGGTCGAGGCGCATGCTGCCCCCGTCCGCCCCGATGCCGACCAGATCATCGATGCCATCCTGCAGGAAGCCGCCGAGCGCGCGGGTCAGCGCTCGATCGGCGAGACGCTCGCCGCAGCGCCGCGCGCTGCCAGCACCACGCCGCCGACGCTGCAGGCCGCATTCTGCATCGATGTCCGCTCCGAGGTGTTCCGGCGCTCGCTCGAGGCGCTGGATCCGGCGATCCAGACCCTGGGCTTTGCAGGGTTCTTCGGCTTGGGCGCATCGCACCGGCGCTTTGCATCGGATGTCGCCGAACATCGGCTGCCGGTGCTGCTCAACCCCAAATTGACGACCTGTTCGGGCGGCCCGGAAATTGCCGAGGACGACCGCTCGGCGCGCTACCGGTCGCGCGCCAAGCGTGCCTGGGGGCGGTTCAAGCTGGCTGCCGTCTCAAGCTTCGCCTTTGTCGAGGCGGCTGGCCCCGTTTATCTCGGCAAGCTGGTCCGCGATACCTTCGCGCTCAAGAAGACTAGCCTGCCGCATGACCCGATGCCGCGCCCGGACCCGGCGCTGAGCCTGCAGGACAAGATCGACGCGGCAACCGCCGTGCTGCGTGCCATGTCGCTGACGCGCGACTTCGCGCCGCTGGTGCTGCTGGTCGGACACGGGGCGAATGTCGTCAACAATCCGCATGCCAGCGGGCTGCATTGCGGCGCGTGCGGCGGTTATTCGGGTGAGGTCAATGCTCGGCTGCTGGCGGCGCTGCTCAACGATCCGGCGGTGCGCGGCGGGCTGGTGGCCAATGGCATCACGGTTCCGACGACCACATTGTTCCTCGCCGGGCTGCACGATACCACCACCGACAGCGTGCTGGTCTATGATGGCGACCATCCTTCGCCCGCCCATGCGGTCGATATCGGCCAGGCCAGGACCTGGCTGGCGAGCGCCGGTCTGGTGGCACGGGGCGAGCGGGCTCTCCGCCTGCCGCGCGCCGACAAGGCCGCCGACATTGCCCGGCGCAGCCGCGACTGGGCGGAAATCCGCCCGGAATGGGCGCTGGCCGGCTGCAAGGCGTTCATCGCCGCGCCGCGCAGCCGCACCAGCGGCAAGAGCCTGGAGGGTCGCGCCTTCCTGCATGACTATGAATGGCAGCAGGACCAGGGCTTTGGCGTGCTGGAGCTGATCATGACCGCGCCGGTGGTCGTCGCCAGCTGGATCAGCCTGCAATATTACGGCTCTTCGGTCGCCCCGGACGTGTTCGGCGGCGGCAACAAGCTGATCCACAACGTCACCGGCGGCATCGGCGTGGTCGAAGGCAATGGCGGCACACTGCGCGCAGGGCTGCCGCTGCAGTCGGTGCATGATGGCAAGGATCTGGTGCACGAACCGCTGCGGCTCAGCATATGCATCGAAGCGCCTGTCGAAGCGATGACCGCGATCCTGGAAAAGCATGCAGGCGTGCGCGCGCTGTTCGACAATCGCTGGCTGCACCTGTTCGCACTGGGCGCCACGGGCGAGCTGGCCTGGCGCTATGTCGGCAATCTGGAATGGGAGCGGGTCGATGGCCTGGGCCAGACGATGATCGAACGCGATCTGGCCGCCTGA
- a CDS encoding GNAT family N-acetyltransferase, with the protein MLHIDHRDMRANAVALGTIDCALVNGVSPVVNQLAALAPASHGFLQDGWFCRGEPLQISTLVARRGDGSPILALPMRQLGPPGLRARSLAGSYWPFRSAAIDPSTGVGDMRAVLEHPVAQVALGPLLRLGPIYQDDRLAKLMIAAADATGWHVLIRDMGQSFIQDLAEPGSPDAWPSKSRRKKVRRMAARLEEQGPVTVRIVHGADWSRQIFSDLARIEENSWVGRRTDRSGAKFLNPQMLAHWQRAIVNPDLAEKLTVTVLYVADRPIAFSLDLICADISYGIASSYDEGFAEFSPGQIVTVHAVDHALARGVRLIDWGAGDSGYKQELGARPGSRIQDILVIRSASVAAALRPRWEETSGSGTLALAAGLADAVRVAGIPSSLTLRRLLMSGLALSAAASLLAE; encoded by the coding sequence TTGCTGCACATCGATCATCGCGACATGCGGGCCAATGCCGTGGCGCTGGGGACGATCGATTGTGCGCTGGTGAACGGCGTTTCGCCTGTCGTCAATCAGCTGGCCGCGCTTGCGCCAGCGAGCCATGGCTTTCTGCAGGATGGCTGGTTCTGTCGGGGCGAGCCTCTCCAGATTTCGACACTGGTCGCCCGGCGCGGTGATGGCAGCCCCATCCTGGCATTGCCGATGCGCCAGCTGGGACCGCCCGGGCTGCGCGCCCGGTCGCTGGCCGGAAGCTACTGGCCGTTCCGCAGCGCGGCGATCGATCCCAGCACCGGCGTCGGCGACATGCGCGCGGTGCTCGAACATCCGGTGGCGCAGGTCGCGCTGGGGCCGCTGCTGCGCCTGGGGCCGATCTATCAGGACGACCGGCTGGCAAAGCTGATGATCGCTGCTGCCGATGCGACCGGCTGGCACGTGCTGATCCGCGACATGGGGCAGAGCTTCATTCAGGACCTGGCGGAACCCGGTTCTCCCGACGCCTGGCCCAGCAAGTCGCGGCGCAAGAAGGTGCGGCGCATGGCGGCCCGGCTGGAAGAGCAGGGCCCGGTGACGGTGCGCATCGTGCACGGAGCCGACTGGTCGCGCCAGATTTTCAGCGACCTTGCCCGTATCGAGGAGAATAGCTGGGTTGGGCGGCGCACCGACCGCAGCGGCGCCAAGTTCCTCAACCCGCAGATGCTGGCGCACTGGCAGCGGGCGATCGTCAATCCCGATCTTGCCGAAAAGCTGACCGTTACCGTGCTCTATGTCGCGGATCGCCCGATCGCCTTCTCGCTCGATCTCATCTGCGCGGACATTTCGTACGGAATTGCCAGCAGCTATGACGAGGGCTTTGCGGAATTTTCCCCCGGTCAGATCGTCACCGTGCATGCCGTCGATCACGCCCTGGCGCGCGGCGTGCGGCTGATCGACTGGGGTGCGGGCGATAGCGGCTACAAGCAGGAACTGGGCGCGAGGCCCGGATCGCGCATCCAGGACATTCTGGTGATCCGCAGCGCATCGGTGGCAGCAGCGCTGCGCCCGCGCTGGGAGGAAACCAGCGGTTCGGGCACGCTGGCGCTCGCCGCCGGGCTGGCCGATGCGGTGCGGGTGGCCGGCATACCCTCCAGCCTGACGCTCCGCCGCCTGCTGATGTCCGGCCTCGCGCTGTCCGCCGCAGCCTCGCTGCTGGCGGAATGA